In Corylus avellana chromosome ca8, CavTom2PMs-1.0, the genomic stretch agaaaagaagaagaagaagaagatactATTACTGCTAAATCATCCATAAAACTACCCACCTAGTATCCAAGCTCAGCTCATCAGCATCAACCAATGGCTTTTCATTGTTACTTTCACTCTTAGTCAAGATTGGCATGCAATGTAGATTCAATTGAGGAACAGAAGAATCTAATTCCATACGAACTCTCTTGCTCTCAGGCAAATCGGGTTGTTCTTGAACACTGGATTCATTCAAAGAATCTACTATTGTTGTTTCTTTGAGCGATCTTTCCACATTAGATGAGGGATTGGCAACTTCAGCAATTATCAAGGGCATTGAGCTCAAGTTGTCTTTCGTAACTGCTGAATCTGATAAAGTACACAATTTAAAAGACGACAACAAACTTAATATTATGGAAAGAGCTAAGTGAAGAAACCTTCACCTTCCAATGAAGGCATTGTACTCTCCCTCGACTCTGGCAAAGCAGAAGGTTTTTCTTCCATAGATTCACTGTCTAATTTACTCTTCTCATTTACATCATTTCCTGGGAACATTCCGGCCAATGCATACAAGGTCTCCACTACTTCTTCCTCATCCTTTGTTATTGGCCCAGAAAGAGTCTGCTCTGGGGTTCGCTTCTACAAAATCAACACCGAGTATATTAATCAAAATGCTAGATCACaaaaagggaaataaagggaTATTTTCATAGTGGCAAGCTAGAAAAGACTAACCACGTTCAGTTTGGGTTTCTTTACACCATTCTTTACGTGCGATTCGACTCCACTGACTGTATGGTTCAGCTTCTTTGAATCTGGTAAAGGTGGGGAAATAGATTCGCGATTGCGCTTCTTCATGGCtgtaaatgtaaaaaataaaattcccaaATATTAACCCCACGAAAAAtaccaagattttttttttttttttcaatttaatacaaaataccTTTTTGATTCACTAAAGGCTAAAGTATCTCGCTTGGAAAAGTGAAAGTCAGGACAGAATGGAGCAAAATCTCAAACACTACTGtactaaataatttaaaagaaaaatgcagcaTAAAAGTGGCAGCATCAACAtattaaatagaaataaatgaaaacacACAGAATCTTGCgtctagaaaaagaaagataaagcAAAAAAAGCTTCAGTTTTGCTTCAGTTCTAATCCAAACCCCAAAGGccaaagcaaaacaaaataagaaacttCCCAGAAGAGCCACCAAATAAGAACAGctctaaaatttaaaaccgAGGGTCCAAGTAATtcaccaaaaaacaaacaaaaataattacaaaaataaaaatacggAGACTCCAATTGCCGAAAAATTATTAATGCCAAAATCTTCCAGGTTCTGATTCATGAACCACACACCTGACCGTAGCTTTCTCGGAACAGAGGCATGATCAACGCCATTGCAGTCATCAAAAAACTgtataaagaattaaaaaattaaaaattaaaaaaacaacaatcaaGGAACATGAACAATAATTAACAACTTCCCACTCATCAAAACTGTCTACCTTTTTGGAAATCTTAAATCTCTTGTTAGAGCCATTACTTAGAGACGGTGCTTGTACGCGAAGCTCATCTTCTCTGTCAGACACATCGCAACCCATTTCGTAGTCCTCGTAGCTCGAGCTTGTCCTACCAACAGCGCTCAATCTCCTCAGCCTCTCTTTCTTCGATCTTTCCGAATGTCTAAAGTCCCCACCAACACTATCTGACCCTTcaaaatcacacacacacaaatagaAACGCTCATAAACAACTCGAACCCACAAGAAAGCAGATAATAAGGTACATAGGACACGCAAAATCGGCGAAGCCTTATCACAAAGGGAAACAACGAACACCCAGATAACGACAAGGACAAAAAATGGGTGggttttgttctctttttgtatttttgtgtgAGTGTGAATTTACCAGCGAGGAGCTTGTGGGGCTTGGCAGGAGAGAACCGACTCGCTCCACGCCTCACGTCTCGAGTTTTGTCCATTTCTGAGCTAACAACATCTGAATTTTTGAAAACGGCTTCGATGGCTCAGAATTCGATCGGACCCAAATCCAgatctttttcctctttctttttcactCTATTTTCGGGattttgaatttcttcaatGACAGAAAATAAATCgggtcagagagagagagagagataaatcACAGTTTGGAAAACATAAAAACCGCTTCCGTTTCTGTAATGAGCACAGAAGGATAAAATGTGACGAAGAAAGTGATTGAGAGAACAACGTAGAGAAACGGAGAGAGCGAAGAGATATATATGAagaaactttttcttttttttttttgtgtgtgtgtttagtTTTACCGAAAAGCTCGCCGGAAAGAATACCGAAAAAGTGGCGTTTGGGTTTtccaaagaaagagaaaaatagattTTCGTTGCCACATATCTCgccgcctctctctctctctctctctgagtttAGATAGCAGGGTTCGCAAGGATCTCGTCGGTGAAAAATAAGAGAGGTAGCAGAGACAAAAAGCTTAGCAAAGAGATtgtggaaaagaaagaaggaaaagtaATTCGTTCCCTCGTGTTCAGAGAATCAGGTTCTTCGGGAATTAAAGCCGAGTAACAGACCAGACACAGTGAGAGAAAAAAGGCcaacaaagagagagagtgagaggtgAAATTGCCGACAAATAAGAAAAGCTCTGAAATACCCGTGAAAACTccttgaatcaaaattcaaaatactttATCAAAATCTGAAAATCACATTCATTGAACTCTTTCCGAATAAAAGACACCCATTAATGCGCGAATCTCCTAGAACCCAGACCCAGCAATTCTCACAAATTCGAAATCTCTCTCCGAATTCTACCCCCATAAGCACTGAGAAAATGTGCAAATTtaaacccaaaagaaaactaACAAACAACCTTCAAGTCCCAAAAGACTTTAAGGATTCGCACCAGAGCTCCGAAGCTCATTTCTCTCAATCTCAAACgttcacagagagagagacccaAAAAAACCGAAGCTTTCGTAGCGCAAACTTGCGCATAAATGCTTCACTAAAACGGCCACCACCTTCCTTTCTCtcgcttttccttttcttcttcttcctcttcttctctctctctctctctctctctctctctcatcacaTTTATACACAGCGCCATTCACACGTCGTTCTAATATCAACGGTGCGCGCTCCGTGGTCCCTCACGGCCGTTAGATCACCTCCTAAACATCAGACAAACGAATTCCCACGTGTCGTCCACGTAGGACAAAATCCAATCCTTTCCACTCCTGCAACTCGCCACCAAGGCCGAAGCCTTGACGGCCATGATGCGTTTCAGGAAACCTAGGCCTGATCTGGCCGTCCGATGGTTTGTTGGAGACCACgtacttctctttctttgtaaTTGAGGCGGTTGAATCAGGCTTTAATAACTGAAACCTAATTCTTTCATCGACGGTTACCAAGGCAAGTCCATTGGATGCTCGCCACGTGTTGTAGCCGCCCTCTCTCCGTACCAATACCGTCTCTTTtccaagaagaaaaatattctgTACCTTTACTCTCTTATTATGATCTTCcgataaagaagaagaaaaacatttgCATTTGCAAATCGATAAATGCTGTGAGAAACACGTACCATTTGCAGGCGACTGTGACACCGTGATAATTCCAACACGCGCCTGTTAGAGTGTGGTCTTGAGCATAcataaaatctatatatatatatatatagattatagaTATGTCTAATATCTCACTGAGACACTGAAATCTGCGACGTGACTTCTAGAAAAAGTTCAGTCACGAGGACAGGGGTGGGGATAGGACTCGGCGATCAATTGGTTAGTCGACAGCGATTTTTTGATGGGATGTCTCTGGCTCTCTGCACCTCGGCGTGGCAAAGAGAGTCATGTTTGCTGCGTGACTCATAGCTCTTTTCCGGTTACAAAAGTCAAATCGAATTACTAAAACAACCTTCAAATTACCCTACAAGACAATTATGCCCTCGAAGTGCAAGCCGCAACAACACTACGGACATAATAATGAATGAGGGAGGCCATGGAGACCCTATATAGTAGGTCGCGGGTCCACGGTACTAGCTAGATAGACATTACTTGATTCGGCAACAATTATATGCCCATCATCTTGCTCTTATAGGTCTAATCTAATAGCGGAATTAGGCTAATCTTTGTCATTGAATCACTTTGAAAGCACGCCACCTTTGCACAAAGTAAAGTTGGGTGCAACATTTGACAGTTCAATCATAAATGAATTTAGTTTAATCTTTCAATCTCTCACTATAAAGTCTTAAATCTTCTGCCCATGGCCCCATTATTCACTAGGAGGTGATCAATGACTTAATGGTCCAATCCTTTATTGTGACGGGGATTTTAAGAACCAAACCTAtactaattttataatttaattacttTATGTGGGTTATTTACCGTCCAATGTAAGATTTGAAAGTTACAGTTAGAGTCTTTGTAACATACCTCTCAATCTGGTATCAATAGGGTAAAGTGATGAGAGTTGTGTTATAATAACAAATTGAATACCCAGTTCTTCTCCACCTAAGAATGTCTTCATTGACCAATTATGGTGGCCTTGGATTTGCATTGTATCCTTGATTGGAATGTGACCATAATGTCATGTGTACAACACAGACACTATAATTGTGTGTAGGTTTGAAGGTGGTTAGGTCCTAGAATAAGAGCCACAAATCAATAGATTGGACTTTGTGTAATTGCATTGAATTTAGGCTGCCAAAATTTGAAGCCTACTTGGGACAAAAGAAAAGGTTTGTATAGTCTCTTATTTACGATAGGTGCATAGGTTATGCATTATGCTATTGGATCTCTGCTTagaaattagaagaagaaaaaaagtattctATTGGATATTTagactattattttaatttaatttgtattgatTGTGggttttaatttgtaaaaatgggttaGACATATAGTCTATGATAAGATAAATGGTTAatgtcaatgttttttttttttttttcatcttttctcaatctcatcctacaaagccaatagatcaatcattacatttgtggactcatgtgaacttcatacaaatttaatggtgaattcatCTATTTACTATGAACAtgattaaaaaatgaatgaattctatcatttatCCTATGATAATTATTTACATAGGCCGAAACTATTGagtgatgattttgttattgggttttataCACCTTAACTATGTAAGAATTAAATTCCTTTTAGATGTGATAAACAATATGTGGGCTTGTAATCCAATTAAGATTATAAATTTGTAGGCTCGTTTGACAACACGTTTTTATATGTGCTTTTTTAAAACGTTACCTTTACAAGTTCCACACGTATGAGCCCAACCACCATGATGGTTGGGTCAAAGAGACTCGGCATTGCGGTGGATGCTACCTACCACAGCGGCTAAGGCCAACCGGCAGCCACAACAGAGATTGGCTGTGgagggaaaagaaaatatgatttttaacaattactcatattttttttgtccaattCTAGAGGTATCTCACTTTAGCAGCTGAACTCATTTTTCTGTTCTATGGTCCAAAAGAAAATGCCTAATGGGCCGGTTATCGGATGGGACAAATTGTACTGAGTGAGTAATCTCTCTAAAGCCCATTTGTTACTAATAAAACTAAGACCAATGTTGAATTACCATATATAGAGTTCCTCTCcaatttttaacatttacaagttaacaaacacatgtttttcaaatttagttCAGTTAAACAACGAATAGGATCctctttatttattcattttatagttaaaattttatattattgtatttaacGGTATATATAATGTCACATCgtctaatttaaaattttaaatgatgtggcgAGAGACAGAATCATAATTTCTTATCGAGGGGGCCAATACATGAAGATAATAACTCTACAGCCTTGGACCTCATGACAGTAGTACTGAAACTTCtcttctttgtgtttttttttttttttgtatggatttcctttttcttttttcaaaatttttttttctttcttttagttgTTTCCATTATAGAATGCAATCAATTGACTTAAGACCTCGTTTGATTGTTTTATAGTGTATCTTaagttcttttgttttggttgtttataCCGATACATATATGATCATAATGAATTTCACATTGTGAAAATTGTCAATTGACTTGAAGATTGTTTGATttccaaaaaaggaaaaaaaaaattatttaaattaaaaaactctttgGAAATAATTAAAGCGGCAAAgatagggttttcctataaatttgTATAGTAGTTCGGGTTTTTATAAGTGCGTCACCGGGGtaaaactaattaatatatataccattaaatatataaaattcaatctaAAATATATAGAAGAATCAACTACGTACAAGTAATAAGCATATGTTATTTGTATAATTTGTCTCTTTACACAACATTTGATACTTATATATAGAGCCTCCAGAGGTTATGAGAGATATCAGGAAGTTTAAGGGCATTTGCGTCTTCCACCATGTGTAGTCATATTGGCATAGCAGGGGCACGCATCGTAATTACCAGAAGTGCCTGGAGGGACGCAGTCGCAACGGGCGCAACACGTCCCACATGCCCTCTTGCACAGCCGAGGCCTCGAGGATAATTGGCACCTCGCGTCACAAGCACCATCACAATCTGTGGGCAAGAGTCCAAGATTAATGCTTAGAAAATTGAGTGTTGATTACACATGCAAACTAAAtgactatatatacatatatatacctatCTTTTGTGGGGAAGGGCTCTCAACCTTGCTTGTGATCACCTAAACACATGTTATGTACAAAATTATTTGTGTAAGTTTGGAGGCTAACGATGTAGATTAAGAAGGTGGGATATAGACCATATCACAGCAATTTCGACAACAAAGTTGTTTaaaatttacattaaaaaaattgaatgggaAACTTTACCTTTTGATAAGATTGGGCAAGgtgaagaaggagaagagaaatGAGAAGTGGGGCAATTAGAGTCTTGGAGAAATCCATGGGTTGAAGGCTTGGAACTAGTGCTCTATTTATGGTTTGTGTACTTAACCTCAAAATTTGGTACACATGGAGGGACAAAGAGTGGTCGTATTTATAGCAGTACATTTTCATGTTTGCTGTGTACGAGAAGAAAGCATTCTTGGAGTGGTCGCATCTGGTCCTCGTCAGACTCATTGTGGTTTCTGCAATAAAAAGATATGAAATCATAATGCGGTGAAAGCCAAGACATATGagacttttcttttcctttatgtcTGATTGCTAAAATCATAGACTCATAGTACTGTTGATCAAGCGGCTGAGGATAAAGCACCTGATTGGAGTCATTGGACAATCACTGGAAACCTGGTAAAAGCAATTAGGAGTACACGGCTTGGAAACTCCTTCGAAAACCCTTACGTCATGGATTTTACGTTGGTTAATCCACACGTTATATGGCAAAAGGAATAAGGTGATAATACTAAAATATTTTCCCCTACATTTGATCATTTCTGAGAAATTTGaagtttcataaaaataaaaagctaaaaatcacttttttttattttataattattgtacaatattgatgtgacaatttAGCTAAAgctattgttatatatatatatattgcttggTTAATAATATCACATCAGTATTAATACTCAAGTTTTCTACTTAAAACGTGTTTACAATTAGCTCGAGTCCATTTTCAGTTGAAACTTCCTGTTTAAGTTCGAGCAACTAGAATTGGTTTTTTACAAGGCAGGTAAAGATCAATGTTTTTTTCCTaatgaatttaaatatttaataatgtaATAGTCTAATAGATTAT encodes the following:
- the LOC132190256 gene encoding gibberellin-regulated protein 1-like encodes the protein MISYLFIAETTMSLTRTRCDHSKNAFFSYTANMKMYCYKYDHSLSLHVYQILRLSTQTINRALVPSLQPMDFSKTLIAPLLISLLLLHLAQSYQKVITSKVESPSPQKIDCDGACDARCQLSSRPRLCKRACGTCCARCDCVPPGTSGNYDACPCYANMTTHGGRRKCP